A genomic window from Flavobacterium hankyongi includes:
- a CDS encoding endonuclease/exonuclease/phosphatase family protein, whose amino-acid sequence MKNLSWFNKVAFFFNIVLTILTFLAYVLPFLAPKWFPLLSVLTLILPFFLILNALFFGYWFFQFKRQMFLSGLVLLLGITFINKFYKFSSNESEVSDKDFVVMTYNVRLLNLFNWIPRDDVAQDILKFVNENNPDVLCIQEYSTSASAKIDLKIYPYRAIFMKGDKIKTGNAIFSKFPIVDEGKIVFPNSNNDAIFADIKVGKDIVRVYNIHLESIKISPDVNEMSENVEGINQQKSQMVFKRISEAFKKQQQQAEIIMEHKKTSKFPLVVCGDMNNSAFSYVYRVIKGDLQDSFEEAGKGFGQTYNFKYYPARIDYIFADSRMAVKSFTNFPEFINSDHLPVMARIEIK is encoded by the coding sequence ATGAAAAACCTGTCGTGGTTTAATAAAGTTGCGTTTTTCTTCAATATAGTTTTAACTATATTGACGTTTCTTGCTTATGTGCTACCATTTTTGGCACCTAAGTGGTTTCCTTTATTATCTGTACTTACACTTATTTTACCATTTTTCTTGATTTTAAATGCATTGTTTTTTGGGTACTGGTTTTTTCAGTTTAAGAGGCAAATGTTTTTATCTGGTTTGGTCTTACTATTAGGAATAACTTTTATTAATAAGTTTTATAAGTTTTCATCAAACGAAAGTGAAGTTTCAGATAAAGATTTTGTAGTTATGACATATAATGTTCGTTTACTTAATCTTTTTAATTGGATACCAAGAGATGATGTTGCTCAAGATATTTTGAAGTTTGTGAATGAAAACAATCCTGATGTACTGTGTATTCAAGAGTATTCGACTTCAGCATCTGCAAAGATTGACTTGAAAATTTATCCTTACCGTGCCATTTTCATGAAAGGAGATAAAATAAAAACGGGGAATGCCATATTCTCTAAATTTCCAATAGTTGACGAAGGAAAAATAGTGTTTCCCAATTCTAATAATGATGCCATTTTTGCAGATATTAAAGTGGGAAAAGACATTGTAAGAGTTTACAATATACATTTAGAATCTATTAAAATTTCTCCAGATGTTAATGAAATGTCTGAGAATGTTGAAGGAATAAATCAACAGAAATCACAAATGGTTTTTAAACGTATTAGCGAAGCTTTCAAAAAGCAACAACAACAAGCTGAAATAATAATGGAACATAAGAAGACATCTAAATTTCCATTAGTCGTTTGTGGAGATATGAACAACAGCGCCTTTTCGTATGTGTATAGAGTAATTAAAGGCGATTTACAAGATAGTTTTGAAGAAGCTGGAAAAGGATTTGGCCAAACCTATAATTTTAAATATTATCCTGCTCGTATTGACTATATTTTTGCAGATTCTAGAATGGCTGTTAAGAGCTTTACAAATTTTCCTGAATTTATTAATTCAGACCATTTACCTGTAATGGCAAGAATAGAGATAAAGTAG
- a CDS encoding rhomboid family intramembrane serine protease yields the protein MSLIDDFKSQYKMGDMTTKLIFWNILLFAIPSVLFALLKLFNVPINYYNYVGLSSNLNQLLMKPWTLFSYSFFHSGFFHILFNMIMLNFSGKLFTTFFTQKQLVGLYVLGGVLGGLLYLIAYLFLPFLQNKSGLLVGASASVMAILIATTTYSPYMNLRLALIGNVKLWHIAIVFLVIDLIQLPLENSGGHLAHIGGALFGFIYIKALQSGTDLSSGFNSVLDFFVNLFSSKETTPFKKVHKNPKSSNPTKTTSRVVTKDRAQQQIDEILDKISQSGYDSLTKEEKEFLFKAGK from the coding sequence ATGAGTTTAATAGACGATTTCAAGTCGCAATATAAAATGGGTGATATGACAACCAAATTAATATTTTGGAACATATTGCTTTTTGCTATTCCGAGCGTTCTTTTTGCGTTATTAAAACTTTTTAATGTTCCTATTAATTATTACAATTATGTTGGGTTGTCATCAAATCTAAATCAGTTATTGATGAAACCTTGGACATTATTTTCATATTCATTTTTCCATAGTGGCTTTTTTCATATTCTGTTTAATATGATAATGCTTAATTTTTCTGGAAAGCTCTTTACCACTTTTTTTACTCAAAAACAATTAGTTGGATTGTACGTTTTAGGAGGTGTTTTAGGAGGATTATTGTATTTAATCGCTTATTTATTTCTTCCTTTTTTACAAAATAAAAGTGGATTGCTAGTTGGAGCATCGGCTTCTGTGATGGCAATATTGATTGCGACCACGACCTATAGTCCCTACATGAATTTGAGACTTGCATTAATAGGAAATGTAAAGCTTTGGCATATAGCCATTGTGTTTTTAGTAATAGATTTAATTCAATTGCCATTAGAAAACTCTGGAGGACATTTAGCTCACATTGGAGGAGCACTATTTGGCTTTATATACATAAAAGCATTGCAATCTGGAACTGATTTATCTTCAGGATTTAATTCAGTTCTCGATTTTTTTGTTAATTTGTTCTCATCAAAAGAAACGACCCCATTTAAAAAAGTACATAAAAACCCCAAATCTAGTAATCCTACAAAAACAACAAGCAGAGTAGTAACAAAAGACAGAGCACAACAACAAATAGATGAGATTTTGGATAAAATAAGTCAGTCGGGATATGACAGTCTTACTAAGGAAGAAAAAGAATTTTTGTTTAAGGCTGGAAAATAA
- a CDS encoding rhomboid family intramembrane serine protease, producing MIQITPTVKQLLIINIIFFIGTQFVPQAEQLLSLHYFESNAFRVWQPLTHMFMHGNIGHIFFNMFALYSFGSALEHFWGSKKFLFFYISCGLGAALLHSLVNYYNFHSGLNTLIANGQKTEDILNLLNEGQYNLGWEQILSKNDFTEFISAYIVPAVGASGAIYGLLTAFAFMFPNAELALMFIPIPIKAKYFVPGLLVIDLFLGLKGGSIFGGGGTGIAHFAHIGGAIVGFIMMWYWKKNSFNDRRWN from the coding sequence ATGATACAAATAACACCAACAGTAAAACAATTACTGATTATTAATATCATTTTTTTTATTGGAACTCAGTTTGTTCCTCAAGCAGAACAACTATTGTCACTTCATTATTTTGAAAGTAATGCATTTAGAGTATGGCAACCTTTAACTCACATGTTCATGCATGGAAATATTGGACATATTTTTTTCAACATGTTTGCTTTGTATTCTTTTGGAAGTGCTTTAGAACATTTCTGGGGAAGTAAAAAGTTTTTGTTCTTTTATATATCGTGTGGTTTGGGTGCAGCATTATTACATTCTTTAGTTAACTATTATAATTTTCATTCAGGACTAAACACCTTGATTGCAAATGGTCAAAAAACAGAAGATATTTTAAATTTACTCAATGAAGGGCAGTATAATTTAGGTTGGGAACAAATTTTATCTAAAAATGATTTTACTGAGTTCATTTCAGCATATATAGTACCAGCTGTAGGAGCATCTGGAGCTATTTATGGTTTACTTACTGCATTTGCATTTATGTTTCCAAATGCTGAATTGGCTTTAATGTTTATTCCTATTCCTATAAAAGCAAAATATTTTGTGCCTGGATTATTGGTTATCGATTTGTTTTTAGGTCTTAAAGGTGGTTCCATCTTTGGAGGTGGTGGTACAGGTATTGCACATTTTGCTCATATAGGTGGTGCTATTGTTGGTTTTATCATGATGTGGTATTGGAAGAAAAATTCATTTAACGACCGTCGTTGGAATTAA